Sequence from the bacterium genome:
AACAGGACTCTGATCCTCCCAACCGCAAGAGATGATCAATAAAAGGGCTGCCAGTAAAAATAAACAAACTCTATTTAGATAATAATACACCGAAAAACACCTCATAAGAATTCCTATTTATTTCATCTCCAACCGGAACTGTGGTTCCATCATCTATAACAAAAAAGCGTGTATTCTGTGAAACCCAATGAGTATAACCAAAACCTAGGACAGTTTTTACAATCCGGGAACCATATCGAGCCTCAATAAAACCTGTAGGGACAATATACCATTCATCATGAAGAATCTCGTCTTTTTCGCTATCGGGGTGGGCAAACTCCATCTTATGACCTACTATTGTAGCCCCTCCCCCAGCAGCTAAAGTCAGTTCGGGCATTATTTTATAAGCAAGGCCGAGTTGCGCGCGCCCTTGAAGATATGTTTCATGGAGCTTAAACTCGTTACCATCTACATTGATCGAATAGTCCTTGGGTGTCCAACCAAATCCCGGGGCAAAAAGCGCTCTAAGGTTATCCTTTTTAGTTAAGCTATATTCAAGCTGGAACCGGCCATCGATACCGAGCATCGTTTGGCGGTAGTCCTTTCCTATTTCGATAGTTATTAGATCAATATCTTTACTGGAATCCACGGCTTTGGAGTAAATCCAGAATTCTCTACCAGTGAGGGCAACTCCAAAGAACCATCGAGATTCTTTTTTGGTTTCATCTTCTAAATTAATCTTAACCTCGATCGGTTCAACAACAGCTTCCTCTTTAGCTTGGACCACCGGTTCGGGAATCGGCTCAAACTCAGGAGGTTCAGGTATATCCTCGATAGTTGCTGTTTCAATATCTGATTCTTCCTCGACAGGTTTAACCACTTCTATCACTTGCATGCTATCAAACCAAACACCGGAACCATTGAACTGCCCAAATAGATAATTCCCCTGAGCCCACACAACTTCGACTTCGATACCGCTTTCGCGTATAGCAAGGGTATCATATTTTTCACTCGGCCCCCACATGAAAAGCACACCACCCATCATTACTTTATACTTACCGAGTGTTTTAACCTCTTTTATGCCGTCTTTATAAAGATAACCACGCATTCCATTGGCATTGACCTCTATCCAATTTCCCTTTTGGCCTAGTATCTCGAAATACTTCCCTTCTTCGAAATTCCTGAGGCGTTTAAACCTCGTTCCGGGGCCTTCTCTGAGGTTTATATGATCCCATGTAATAACACCCGTTCTTGCAAAAAGGGTCGATACTGCGAGAACAACGAAAACCGCTAAAATGATTCTTTTTTTCAAGTCGGCCCCAATACTTTCTGCGCGATTATTTCAAGTATATAATGCGAGTTGTGAGTTCTTTCGAAGGCGTAAAGGCCTTGACAAAGTAGATTCCCGATTCGATTCCCTGGGCTGGTGTCCAGCGAATGCTTTTCACTCCTTCAGAAATCGGAATCATCTCGATAAGGCGGCCGTTTAGATCATATATACTCAGACTTTCAAAGCCAGAACCATTGAGCTGAATCTGCACTTCCGAGTTAAACGGATTTGGGTGGGTTAAAATCTTGTTTATTACCGGTAGTTCAACCTGCTCGTCAATATTAGTGAAATCATAACTTAGAAGCTCTGAGCTTGTAACATCAGAACTTCCACCCATAATGACACCGACAATGTCGTATTCAATTCGTTTTACTAGACCGACATTCTCCGCGAAGTAATTTTCTGAATATATATCTACACCTGAATCGGAGAACATAACACCAGCATCTATTTTCCAAGTCGCTATAGATACTATTTTAAGACAATCTCTGAAACTTCCACCGGGAACATCGACATCCACATAAGCCTCTATTTCAGCATCGACATCTATCTGAACTGTCACAGGAAAACCCATAACTATGAGGCTAGTATCTATTGTAAGCGCTGGCCATACATCGCCGACATCTACGGGATTTTTAAGGAACAAAACCGGGTAGTTCTCTATAGAAATATCGGCCATTTCTATGTACATGTTAAACATATTGTATAAACCATCTTCGCGCACCTGATAATATTGAGTATCCGGAGTATCTACATCGGCGGTAACAAAAAGATAGCTATCATATCCATGAAGAATAGTCGTGCCTGTAATTACAGTTGTAACAGTATCGTAGCCCTCGCCAGAGGAATCCTGATATACCCATTCATATTCGATCTCTAGAGGGAAATATGGCGAGGTATCTATTGCCACCACTGAAATGCACATTACAACTAGAATTAGTCCGATTGAAATTGACCTCATTTGATTCTCCTTTTCACTATAACTTAGAAAAACGGTATTTTGAAACAATACCGATTTATATTATGCAATTCAATAAAATAATTATTACACCGATTCCTTTGATATCTCCCAAAAAAAAATATCGAAGAAAATTATACCTTAATACCAAGCTTTGCGCCAAGATCTTATACCATATATAGTTCTTACATTGACCGGAGAAGCATGAGTTTCAGTGGTATCTACAAGATCCGCAGCGCCAATCGTACCATCTGGAAGCGCAACCATAATTACACCATTTCCAGCAGATATTGCCGATAGTGTATCGATCACCCTAAGATGTAAAATTTCCATATCAGTTTTTACAAAAATAATGGCCATAGCTGAAGAAACAATATTCACTCTAACTGAATCTAACATAAAGCAACCTACTGAATCAGTGACAGTGAGAACATATGTCACAGATTCCGGGGGTTCAGCTACAGGATTTGGAACAAACGGATCTGATAGCCAGGTGGTCGGTGACCATGAATAGTCTAATAATCCATACCCACCGGTTGCTGTAGGAGAGCCTCCTAAAATAACCGATTCACCAGAGAAAATTGTCGTATCTTCTCCAGCATTAGGATAAATAACCGGTGCAATATTCACAAAAACCGAGTCATATGCCGAGCAGTCAATACTATCATTCACGGTGAGTATATATGTGGTTCGCCTCGAAGGCGTAGCTATTGGATTTGCCGCCGAAGGATCAGATAGACCGGTAGTGGGAGACCAAGAATAACTCCAGGAACCAACTGGAGTGATCGAACTATGGAGCATAGTTGATGCACCATAGCAAATAATTGGATCATCAGCATACACCGCTAATATCGGATCCTCTAACAAAGATGGAATCGATATGTGAACAGTATCTCGGACAACATCTCCTTCATCGTGATAAACAACTACCTCATAGCTGCGCACACGTCCATACACACTCGGATCGATACTCACCTGCCAATTAACCTCAGTAAAACCTCCATCATACAGAATTTCGGAAACCGAACTTGGATTTGGATCGCCACCAATATAAGTCAAACCTGAATCGATAGGGTTAAATTGGATAGCCACCGAAGTCGCTGGTCGTGTTCCTTCATTAGTAACTACAACTGTAATTGTAATGGGATTAGGGTAAATATCCGTGCAACCTGGAGTAATAAAAGAAGACGATGGGGAAGCCGATAAGTCGGTGTGCCCGAAACATGAATCATCGACTATACAGCCATAGGCCGAATCGACGAAACCAGAGCCAGACATCTGAATATAGAAACATTCATCTGTGCCGACACAGGCAGAATCAAGAATAACCTTCCAGAAGACATGATAGGAATCACTCGAAGGCACCGGAGATGAACTAACAACCGGATTAGTGGAAAGCAACATAATACAAGAGCTTTCGAGCGGAAATATTTCTGTAGAGATCGTGCAAGCTCCACCTGTAACGTTGGTTACATCTGCAGAAACAGACATAAATGTTCCAATAAGTGCTACAACATCGTCAAATATCACATCCCATGTGGTTGAGAGGTTATACCAATTACCTCCCGAATCCCTTGCAAGATTCTGATAGTTTGTTAAATGAGTAGTGTGAATCGGCGTCGATGGCCAAGGTCGGCTCGATGCAGCAATAAAAACCACCGTTCCAGTGCTAAAAACGAGCGAGCGTGTTCCATCGACCGTTTCATCAGACCAGCTCGAACCATCACCGAGATAATGGTAGCCTTCATTCGTGAACATAATGATTATCCTCAAGGCATCCTCGCGCCATTCGTAAAGACGAACAGCATCACAGATTGCATCGAGAGAAACCTCATTTAGGTCGCTGGAAACCAAACTCCCCCCGGTAACATCCAGTTGAGCAATGAAAACCGAATCATCCGCCGTCATCTGATTGCCCGGTGTATATGGATCGAAATCCCATACATTAGTGGAATCATCGAATGGGACTCCCCCAAGCCGATAATCGTAGCCTCTAGATTCCAGCTCAGTTATGAAATAACTCATTTCATCGTGAAGATCGTCGATATAGGGGTCCATAGATCTACTAGAATCCATGCAGAAGACTATATCTACAGCAGCAGTGTCAAGTCTGCATTGCAGATCGGCAGTGAACTCATAAGGCGACATCATTTCGAATATCCGGGCGACGCCACTTTGATTGAGCTTCATCCCATCGAGGCGGAAGGCTTGCTGTGCATTCCCTGAAATAGCGATTAAAACAATAATCGCCAATGATGATATTTTAAAATACTTCTTCAGTTTTTCTATTATTTAAAGGTCTATTCTCATCCAAATCTGACCAACAACTGGACTGGGAGGATTATCGGTTCTATTTTCGAGAACCATATTAATCGTCTGATTCTGACGCATATCCAATGTGTCGCTAATCCCCACGGTGCCGTTTATATCGAGCATCCTCGACATCGAATTAGTGTTGAAACCGATACGGTTTGTTGTCGCATTCATAAAAATCATATTATCTGTCGTGCCATCGACACGGAAATTCGATGCAGCGTTGTTATAATTAAAGTGAAAATGCGCATCGACAATATGAAAGGTCTCTACAGAACCTGATACATCGGTTATACTCGTTGGATTACCACCGATACCACCTCTAAAACCAAAACTTCGAGACCCTATTTTAAGGAAATTCCCTCCTGGAATGACAGCTCTTTCGCCGGCGACAGTATTCTGCCTTCCGCCACCCACTGTGGCATAATCGTATAGCGCTTGGTTTCTATCTCCGCCAGAGATTGTGGACCATGAACCACTAGCAGCATTTTGGAAACCACCCCCAATAAACGCATTCTGATCACTTGCGGAGTTACTGTAACCCCCAGCGATTGTCGCCCAAAGACCGGAAGCGTTATTATCATTGCCTCCTCCCACAACTGAATATTTGCCACCTGCCTCATTCCAGCTTCCACCACTAACAACTGAAGCCGAATCGCCGGCGGTATTGAGAAACCCCCCAGAAACCACAGCACCCGGACCATGCGCA
This genomic interval carries:
- a CDS encoding SH3 domain-containing protein → MKKRIILAVFVVLAVSTLFARTGVITWDHINLREGPGTRFKRLRNFEEGKYFEILGQKGNWIEVNANGMRGYLYKDGIKEVKTLGKYKVMMGGVLFMWGPSEKYDTLAIRESGIEVEVVWAQGNYLFGQFNGSGVWFDSMQVIEVVKPVEEESDIETATIEDIPEPPEFEPIPEPVVQAKEEAVVEPIEVKINLEDETKKESRWFFGVALTGREFWIYSKAVDSSKDIDLITIEIGKDYRQTMLGIDGRFQLEYSLTKKDNLRALFAPGFGWTPKDYSINVDGNEFKLHETYLQGRAQLGLAYKIMPELTLAAGGGATIVGHKMEFAHPDSEKDEILHDEWYIVPTGFIEARYGSRIVKTVLGFGYTHWVSQNTRFFVIDDGTTVPVGDEINRNSYEVFFGVLLSK
- a CDS encoding T9SS type A sorting domain-containing protein — encoded protein: MRSISIGLILVVMCISVVAIDTSPYFPLEIEYEWVYQDSSGEGYDTVTTVITGTTILHGYDSYLFVTADVDTPDTQYYQVREDGLYNMFNMYIEMADISIENYPVLFLKNPVDVGDVWPALTIDTSLIVMGFPVTVQIDVDAEIEAYVDVDVPGGSFRDCLKIVSIATWKIDAGVMFSDSGVDIYSENYFAENVGLVKRIEYDIVGVIMGGSSDVTSSELLSYDFTNIDEQVELPVINKILTHPNPFNSEVQIQLNGSGFESLSIYDLNGRLIEMIPISEGVKSIRWTPAQGIESGIYFVKAFTPSKELTTRIIYLK